Proteins encoded within one genomic window of Bos indicus isolate NIAB-ARS_2022 breed Sahiwal x Tharparkar chromosome 23, NIAB-ARS_B.indTharparkar_mat_pri_1.0, whole genome shotgun sequence:
- the LOC109576727 gene encoding olfactory receptor 2B2-like, which produces MNRINESIPQEFILLGFSDRPRLELPLFVVFLISYILTILGNLAIIIVSRLDSKLHTPMYFFLTNLSLLDLCYTTRTVPQMLVNIRSIRKVISYGGCVAQLFISLALGSTECLLLAVMSFDRFVAICRPLHYSVIMHQRLCLQLAAMSWVSGFSNSVLQSTLTLQMPLCGHKEVDHFFCEVPALLRLSCVDTTANEAELFFISVLFLLIPVTLILISYAFIVQAVLKIQSVEGRRKAFGTCGSHLIVVSLFYGTAMYMYLQPPSPASKDRGKMVSLFYGIITPMLNPLIYTLRNKDVKGAFKRLIARILLIKKYPSDRPC; this is translated from the coding sequence ATGAATAGGATCAATGAGAGTATCCCCCAAGAGTTCATCCTCTTAGGTTTCTCAGATCGACCACGGCTGGAGCTTCCACTCTTTGTGGTGTTCCTGATTTCCTATATCTTGACCATCCTGGGCAATCTAGCAATAATTATTGTGTCCCGTCTGGATTCCAAGCTCCATACccccatgtatttttttcttaccaaTCTCTCACTCTTGGACCTTTGCTACACCACACGTACAGTTCCACAAATGCTGGTAAACATACGCAGCATCAGGAAGGTGATTAGTTATGGCGGCTGTGTGGCACAACTTTTCATTTCCCTGGCTTTGGGTTCCACTGAATGTCTCCTCCTGGCTGTCATGTCCTTTGATAGGTTTGTAGCTATTTGTCGGCCTCTCCACTACTCCGTCATCATGCACCAAAGGCTCTGCCTCCAGCTGGCAGCTATGTCCTGGGTTAGTGGCTTTAGCAACTCAGTATTGCAGTCCACCTTGACCCTGCAGATGCCACTCTGTGGCCACAAAGAAGTGGATCACTTCTTCTGTGAAGTTCCTGCTCTGCTCAGGTTGTCATGTGTAGACACAACAGCAAATGAAGCTGAACTATTCTTTATCAGTGTGCTATTCCTTCTAATACCTGTGACACTCATTCTGATATCATATGCTTTTATTGTCCAAGCAGTGTTGAAAATACAATCAGTGGAAGGTCGGCGAAAGGCATTTGGAACATGTGGCTCCCATTTGATAGTGGTGTCACTTTTTTATGGCACTGCTATGTATATGTACCTGCAACCACCATCCCCTGCCTCCAAGGATCGGGGAAAGATGGTATCCCTTTTCTATGGAATCATCACACCCATGTTGAACCCCCTTATATACACACTTAGGAACAAAGATGTAAAGGGTGCATTTAAGAGGCTGATTGCAAGGATTCTCTTAATCAAGAAATATCCAAGTGATAGGCCTTGTTAA